The Oxyura jamaicensis isolate SHBP4307 breed ruddy duck chromosome 24, BPBGC_Ojam_1.0, whole genome shotgun sequence genome contains a region encoding:
- the PHLDB1 gene encoding pleckstrin homology-like domain family B member 1 isoform X4, producing the protein MEASSRTAASPTCRVQTIIQNSPLDLIDTGKGLKVQTEKPHLVSLGSGRLSTAITLLPLEEGRTTIGTAAKDIVLQGPGLAPEHCYIENARGTLTLHPCGNACAIDGVKIQRPTRLTQGCTICLGQATFLRFNHPAEAKWMKSMIPAGGRSPAAVYGLPAKPEALVNGSRQLPLHELAVGERAQPSHSSLVSSIEKDLQEIMDSLVLEEPASPGKKPSPPGHSPLCSVVNGGGRCLLSPPLSPGATSGGSSYENASPPFSPLSSPTSSGGYASHSPSSQEQGPAMPPVVPLRSSSYNHTVQPPLKRLPALPYGGHSETRPAESPHAWQAIPDSPTAPISIGLGEHRAGSPRTQPSGSPRLAPRTLGSLVPRARAALQERPPSPFREPRDPPAPSPARQPAARVLPDAAGPLHSSQSSRGLQPPDSPRAARRTVESMRELPPLSPSLSRRAASPRAAPDAPSPQPRLGREVPGSPRTRRKGHDELSPAAGRSSRAGSPSSPLLAEPAPRRPSFGSCLSPAYSLGSLAMPSPQQSPRTQRKLSGDMRLPAGVRERKNSITEISDNEDDLLEYHRRQREERMREQEMERLERQRLETILNLCAEYTKTDGVELSDVPQLLAGDVDAGRQAPRGTGTAGLGCAPEELGVLRQRESLERSDEENLKEECSSTESTHHEHEELVGPRAKEAHRLEEERACVLSRLDELKGHVKDLEQQLQEMLREAEMERALLQGERESEAVRLQQEQEVVQQLQEKLSSLDASIQKERDKEAEALETETKLFEDLEFQQLERESRLEEERETRSQQLLQSRAEYHRSIAQRKDRVAALDAQAAQIHLQSAQEAERLAKERINILQLLQKEKEKLVSLERRYQLVTGGRSFPKMSSALKEETLHISEPYELLEGTKPLSPLPGAAASLASPSAQSYPKTQEEYMRLSDVFRFYSNAYGSSLDTKATAAAPAAAQRSFLLAVPSAANEYVTVEQLSGILCSICAPAASPLGCAPPAPSSPGCGPSPPSVLALSSPSVSAEMEKQLPGGPTWLLPLDLEKWYQEVMAGFETSSSPVSPCSSPPPLPAKAHSSQKSLQVYRAKMEGDSGALPPRMKSSTPSCSQLNISMLGRSPSPKAPLHTQSHAGSLPRNLAATLQDIETKRQLALQQKADPLSAEPLQPGDVPGQQVIEEQKRRLAELKQKAAAEAQSQWEALHGQPPFPTSYPPLMHHSILHHHHAHSVGPRAEEQDHAYDTLSLESSDSMETSISTGNNSACSPDNMSSASGMDTGKIEEMEKMLKEAHAEKSRLMESREREMELRRQALEDERRRREQLERRLQDETTRRQKLVEKEVKLREKHFSQARPLTRYLPIRKEDFDLRLHIESSGHSVDTCYHVILTEKMCKGYLVKMGGKIKSWKKRWFVFDRMKRTVSYYVDKHETKLKGVIYFQAIEEVYYDHLRSAAKSPNPALTFCVKTHDRLYYVVAPSAEAMRIWMDVIVTGAEGYTQFMS; encoded by the exons GTTGCACCATCTGCCTGGGCCAGGCGACCTTCCTGCGCTTCAACCATCCTGCTGAAGCCAAGTGGATGAAGAGCATGATCCCAGCAGGGggcaggagccctgcagccGTCTACGGACTGCCAGCAA agcccGAGGCCCTGGTGAACGGCAGCCGCCAGCTGCCCCTGCACGAGCTAGCGGTGGGGGAGcgtgcccagcccagccacagTTCCCTGGTGAGCTCCATTGAGAAGGACCTGCAGGAAATCATGGACTcgctggtgctggaggagccAGCGTCCCCTGGCAAGAAGCCGTCTCCCCCCGGCCATTCCCCACTGTGCTCCGTGGTGAATGGGGGTGGGCGCTGCCTCCTGTCCCCCCCACTGAGCCCCGGCGCCACCTCGGGGGGCTCCAGCTATGAGAACGCCTCGCCGCCGTTCTCGCCACTCTCCTCGCCCACCAGCAGCGGTGGCTACGCCAGCCATTcacccagcagccaggagcaggggccGGCCATGCCCCCTGTTGTGCCGCTCCGCTCCTCCAGCTACAACCACACCGTGCAGCCCCCCCTGAAGCGCCTGCCGGCACTGCCCTATGGGGGCCACAGCGAGACGCGGCCGGCAGAGAGCCCTCATGCTTGGCAGGCCATCCCAGacagccccacggcccccaTCTCCATCGGCCTTGGGGAGCACAGGGCAGGCAGCCCCCGCACTCAGCCGTCTGGGAGCCCCCGGCTGGCCCCCAGGACCCTGGGCTCCTTGGTGCCGCGGGCAcgggcagccctgcaggagcggccccccagccccttcagGGAGCCGAGggaccccccagcccccagccctgcccggcagcctgcagccagggTTCTCCCAGATGCTGCAGGGCCATTacacagcagccagagcagccgtgggctgcagccccccgaCAGCCCGCGGGCAGCCCGGAGGACTGTGGAGAGCATGCGGGAGCTGCCTCCGCTGAGCCCCTCCTTGTCGCgcagggctgccagcccccgggcagccccggaTGCCCCATCCCCACAGCCCCGGCTGGGCAGAGAGGTTCCTGGCAGCCCCCGCACCAGGCGCAAGGGCCATGACGAGCTGAGCCCcgcagcagggaggagcagcagggctgggagcccctCATCTCCGCTGTTGGCAGAGCCAGCTCCGCGCCGCCCCAGCTTTGGCTCCTGCCTGAGCCCTGCATACAGCCTGGGCTCCCTGGCCATGCCCTcgccccagcagagcccccgcACCCAGCGTAAGCTATCGGGGGACATGCGGCTGCCAGCGGGTGTGCGGGAACGCAAGAACAGCATCACTGAGATCAGCGACAATGAGGACGACCTGCTGGAGTACCACCGGCGGCAGCGTGAGGAGCGGATGCGAGAGCAGGAGATGGAGCGCCTG GAGCGGCAGCGCCTGGAGACTATCCTGAATCTCTGTGCCGAGTACACCAAGACGGATGGCGTGGAGCTGAGCGAtgtgccccagctcctggctggggaTGTGGATGCTGGCCGGCAGGCACCCAGGGGCACTGGCACcgcagggctgggctgtgccccAGAGGAGCTGGGTGTGCTGCGGCAGAGGGAGAGCCTGGAGAGGTCGGATGAGGAGAACCTGAAAGAAGAGTGTAGCAGCACTGAGAGCACCCACCACGAG CATGAGGAGCTGGTGGGCCCCCGGGCCAAGGAGGCACACCGGCTGGAGGAGGAGCGAGCCTGCGTGCTCAGTCGCCTGGATGAGCTGAAAGGCCATGTCAAGGACCTTGAGCAACAGCTGCAGGAGATGTTGCGAGAG GCGGAGATGGAGcgggctctgctgcagggcGAGCGGGAGTCAGAGGCAGTgcggctgcagcaggagcaggaggtggtgcAGCAACTGCAGGAGAAGCTCTCCAGCCTGGACGCCAGCATCCAGAAGGAGCGGGACAAG GAAGCGGAAGCCCTGGAGACGGAGACCAAGCTGTTTGAGGACCTGGAGTTCCAACAGCTGGAGAGGGAGAGCCGGCTCGAGGAGGAGCGTGAGACAcggagccagcagctcctgcagagcagggctgagtACCATCGCAGCATTGCCCAAAGGAAG GACCGGGTGGCTGCCCTGGATGCTCAGGCTGCCCAGATCCATCTGCAGAGTGCCCAGGAGGCTGAACGCCTGGCCAAGGAGAGGATCAacatcctgcagctcctgcagaag GAGAAGGAGAAGCTTGTTTCTCTGGAGAGGCGATACCAGCTCGTCACAGGTGGCAGGAGCTTCCCCAAGATGTCATCAGCACTCAAAGAG GAAACCCTCCATATCTCAGAGCCTTATGAGCTGTTAGAGGGAACTAAGCCCCTGAGCcccctgccaggagcagctgcctCCTTAGCTTCTCCTTCTGCCCAATCCTACCCCAAGACACAAGAG GAGTACATGAGGCTGTCTGACGTTTTCAGGTTCTACAGCAATGCATATGGCTCCAGCCTGGACACTAAAGctactgctgctgcccctgctgctgctcagcgcTCTTTCTTGCTTGCTGTACCCTCTGCAGCCAACGAG TACGTGACCGTTGAGCAGCTCTCGGGGATCCTGTGCAGCATCTGTGCCCCTGCCGCTTCCCCACTGGGCtgtgcccctccagctccttcatCCCCAGGCTGCggtccttctcctccttctgtgctggctctctcttctccctccgTCTCTGCAGAG ATGGAGAAGCAGCTTCCAGGGGGCCCAACGTGGCTCCTGCCTCTTGATTTAGAGAAGTGGTACCAGGAGGTCATGGCTGGCTTTGagacctcctcctcccctgtcTCTCCTtgttcttcccctcctccacTTCCAGCTAAAGCTCACTCTTCTCAAAAGTCTCTCCAG GTCTATCGTGCCAAAATGGAGGGTGACAGTGGTGCGCTGCCCCCTCGGATGAAGAGCAGCACCCCGTCATGCTCGCAGCTCAATATCTCCATGCTGGGGCGCAGCCCCTCACCCAAG GCCCCTCTGCACACCCAGAGCCATGCAGGCAGCTTGCCACGCAACCTGGCGGCCACGCTGCAGGACATCGAGACCAAGCGCcagctggccctgcagcagAAGG CCGACCCACTCTCAGCAGAGCCCTTGCAGCCAGGCGATGTACCAG GTCAGCAGGTGATCGAGGAGCAGAAGCGGCGCCTGGCAgagctgaagcagaaagcagcagctgaggctcAGTCACAGTGGGAAGCCCTGCACGGGCAaccccccttccccacctcctaCCCCCCCCTCATGCATCACTCCATCCTCCATCACCACCATGCCCACAGCGTGGGGCCCCGGGCTGAGGAGCAGGACCACGCGTATGACACCCTCAGCCTGGAGAGCTCGGACAGCATGGAGACCAGCATCTCCACAGGCAACAACTCGGCCTGCTCACCTGATAACATGTCCAG CGCGAGTGGGATGGACACAGGAAAGATCGAGGAGATGGAGAAGATGCTGAAGGAGGCGCACGCTGAGAAGTCGCGGCTCATGGAGTCCCGG gAACGGGAGATGGAGCTGCGGCGGCAGGCGCTGGAGGATGAGCGCCGGCGCCGGGAGCAGCTGGAGCGCCGGCTGCAGGACGAGACCACGCGCCGGCAGAAGCTAGTGGAGAAGGAGGTCAAGCTGCGGGAGAAGCACTTCTCACAG GCTCGGCCCCTGACACGGTACCTCCCCATCCGCAAGGAGGATTTTGACCTGCGGCTGCACATCGAGTCCTCAGGACACAGCGTGGACACCTGCTACCACGTCATCCTGACAGAGAAGATGTGCAAGGGCTACCTGGTTAAGATGGGGGGCAAGATAAAGTCTTGGAAGAAACGCTGGTTTGTCTTTGACCGCATGAAGCGCACGGTCTCCTACTACGTGG ATAAACATGAGACAAAGCTGAAGGGCGTCATCTACTTTCAAGCCATTGAAGAGGTTTACTACGACCACCTCCGCAGCGCTGCTAAG AGCCCCAACCCAGCGCTGACGTTCTGCGTGAAGACCCACGACCGCCTGTACTACGTGGTGGCCCCATCGGCCGAGGCCATGCGCATCTGGATGGATGTCATCGTGACGGGGGCCGAGGGCTACACGCAGTTCATGAGCTGA
- the PHLDB1 gene encoding pleckstrin homology-like domain family B member 1 isoform X8, giving the protein MEASSRTAASPTCRVQTIIQNSPLDLIDTGKGLKVQTEKPHLVSLGSGRLSTAITLLPLEEGRTTIGTAAKDIVLQGPGLAPEHCYIENARGTLTLHPCGNACAIDGVKIQRPTRLTQGCTICLGQATFLRFNHPAEAKWMKSMIPAGGRSPAAVYGLPAKPEALVNGSRQLPLHELAVGERAQPSHSSLVSSIEKDLQEIMDSLVLEEPASPGKKPSPPGHSPLCSVVNGGGRCLLSPPLSPGATSGGSSYENASPPFSPLSSPTSSGGYASHSPSSQEQGPAMPPVVPLRSSSYNHTVQPPLKRLPALPYGGHSETRPAESPHAWQAIPDSPTAPISIGLGEHRAGSPRTQPSGSPRLAPRTLGSLVPRARAALQERPPSPFREPRDPPAPSPARQPAARVLPDAAGPLHSSQSSRGLQPPDSPRAARRTVESMRELPPLSPSLSRRAASPRAAPDAPSPQPRLGREVPGSPRTRRKGHDELSPAAGRSSRAGSPSSPLLAEPAPRRPSFGSCLSPAYSLGSLAMPSPQQSPRTQRKLSGDMRLPAGVRERKNSITEISDNEDDLLEYHRRQREERMREQEMERLERQRLETILNLCAEYTKTDGVELSDVPQLLAGDVDAGRQAPRGTGTAGLGCAPEELGVLRQRESLERSDEENLKEECSSTESTHHEHEELVGPRAKEAHRLEEERACVLSRLDELKGHVKDLEQQLQEMLREAEMERALLQGERESEAVRLQQEQEVVQQLQEKLSSLDASIQKERDKERAKVDAERKELEKLRALYNESKSHLDNCPESMREQLREQMRREAEALETETKLFEDLEFQQLERESRLEEERETRSQQLLQSRAEYHRSIAQRKDRVAALDAQAAQIHLQSAQEAERLAKERINILQLLQKEKEKLVSLERRYQLVTGGRSFPKMSSALKEMEKQLPGGPTWLLPLDLEKWYQEVMAGFETSSSPVSPCSSPPPLPAKAHSSQKSLQVYRAKMEGDSGALPPRMKSSTPSCSQLNISMLGRSPSPKAPLHTQSHAGSLPRNLAATLQDIETKRQLALQQKADPLSAEPLQPGDVPGQQVIEEQKRRLAELKQKAAAEAQSQWEALHGQPPFPTSYPPLMHHSILHHHHAHSVGPRAEEQDHAYDTLSLESSDSMETSISTGNNSACSPDNMSSASGMDTGKIEEMEKMLKEAHAEKSRLMESREREMELRRQALEDERRRREQLERRLQDETTRRQKLVEKEVKLREKHFSQARPLTRYLPIRKEDFDLRLHIESSGHSVDTCYHVILTEKMCKGYLVKMGGKIKSWKKRWFVFDRMKRTVSYYVDKHETKLKGVIYFQAIEEVYYDHLRSAAKSPNPALTFCVKTHDRLYYVVAPSAEAMRIWMDVIVTGAEGYTQFMS; this is encoded by the exons GTTGCACCATCTGCCTGGGCCAGGCGACCTTCCTGCGCTTCAACCATCCTGCTGAAGCCAAGTGGATGAAGAGCATGATCCCAGCAGGGggcaggagccctgcagccGTCTACGGACTGCCAGCAA agcccGAGGCCCTGGTGAACGGCAGCCGCCAGCTGCCCCTGCACGAGCTAGCGGTGGGGGAGcgtgcccagcccagccacagTTCCCTGGTGAGCTCCATTGAGAAGGACCTGCAGGAAATCATGGACTcgctggtgctggaggagccAGCGTCCCCTGGCAAGAAGCCGTCTCCCCCCGGCCATTCCCCACTGTGCTCCGTGGTGAATGGGGGTGGGCGCTGCCTCCTGTCCCCCCCACTGAGCCCCGGCGCCACCTCGGGGGGCTCCAGCTATGAGAACGCCTCGCCGCCGTTCTCGCCACTCTCCTCGCCCACCAGCAGCGGTGGCTACGCCAGCCATTcacccagcagccaggagcaggggccGGCCATGCCCCCTGTTGTGCCGCTCCGCTCCTCCAGCTACAACCACACCGTGCAGCCCCCCCTGAAGCGCCTGCCGGCACTGCCCTATGGGGGCCACAGCGAGACGCGGCCGGCAGAGAGCCCTCATGCTTGGCAGGCCATCCCAGacagccccacggcccccaTCTCCATCGGCCTTGGGGAGCACAGGGCAGGCAGCCCCCGCACTCAGCCGTCTGGGAGCCCCCGGCTGGCCCCCAGGACCCTGGGCTCCTTGGTGCCGCGGGCAcgggcagccctgcaggagcggccccccagccccttcagGGAGCCGAGggaccccccagcccccagccctgcccggcagcctgcagccagggTTCTCCCAGATGCTGCAGGGCCATTacacagcagccagagcagccgtgggctgcagccccccgaCAGCCCGCGGGCAGCCCGGAGGACTGTGGAGAGCATGCGGGAGCTGCCTCCGCTGAGCCCCTCCTTGTCGCgcagggctgccagcccccgggcagccccggaTGCCCCATCCCCACAGCCCCGGCTGGGCAGAGAGGTTCCTGGCAGCCCCCGCACCAGGCGCAAGGGCCATGACGAGCTGAGCCCcgcagcagggaggagcagcagggctgggagcccctCATCTCCGCTGTTGGCAGAGCCAGCTCCGCGCCGCCCCAGCTTTGGCTCCTGCCTGAGCCCTGCATACAGCCTGGGCTCCCTGGCCATGCCCTcgccccagcagagcccccgcACCCAGCGTAAGCTATCGGGGGACATGCGGCTGCCAGCGGGTGTGCGGGAACGCAAGAACAGCATCACTGAGATCAGCGACAATGAGGACGACCTGCTGGAGTACCACCGGCGGCAGCGTGAGGAGCGGATGCGAGAGCAGGAGATGGAGCGCCTG GAGCGGCAGCGCCTGGAGACTATCCTGAATCTCTGTGCCGAGTACACCAAGACGGATGGCGTGGAGCTGAGCGAtgtgccccagctcctggctggggaTGTGGATGCTGGCCGGCAGGCACCCAGGGGCACTGGCACcgcagggctgggctgtgccccAGAGGAGCTGGGTGTGCTGCGGCAGAGGGAGAGCCTGGAGAGGTCGGATGAGGAGAACCTGAAAGAAGAGTGTAGCAGCACTGAGAGCACCCACCACGAG CATGAGGAGCTGGTGGGCCCCCGGGCCAAGGAGGCACACCGGCTGGAGGAGGAGCGAGCCTGCGTGCTCAGTCGCCTGGATGAGCTGAAAGGCCATGTCAAGGACCTTGAGCAACAGCTGCAGGAGATGTTGCGAGAG GCGGAGATGGAGcgggctctgctgcagggcGAGCGGGAGTCAGAGGCAGTgcggctgcagcaggagcaggaggtggtgcAGCAACTGCAGGAGAAGCTCTCCAGCCTGGACGCCAGCATCCAGAAGGAGCGGGACAAG GAAAGGGCAAAGGTTGATGCTGAAAGGAAGGAGCTAGAGAAACTCCGGGCGCTTTACAATGAGTCGAAGAGCCACCTTGATAACTGCCCTGAGTCTATGCGGGAGCAGTTGCGGGAGCAGATGCGAAGG GAAGCGGAAGCCCTGGAGACGGAGACCAAGCTGTTTGAGGACCTGGAGTTCCAACAGCTGGAGAGGGAGAGCCGGCTCGAGGAGGAGCGTGAGACAcggagccagcagctcctgcagagcagggctgagtACCATCGCAGCATTGCCCAAAGGAAG GACCGGGTGGCTGCCCTGGATGCTCAGGCTGCCCAGATCCATCTGCAGAGTGCCCAGGAGGCTGAACGCCTGGCCAAGGAGAGGATCAacatcctgcagctcctgcagaag GAGAAGGAGAAGCTTGTTTCTCTGGAGAGGCGATACCAGCTCGTCACAGGTGGCAGGAGCTTCCCCAAGATGTCATCAGCACTCAAAGAG ATGGAGAAGCAGCTTCCAGGGGGCCCAACGTGGCTCCTGCCTCTTGATTTAGAGAAGTGGTACCAGGAGGTCATGGCTGGCTTTGagacctcctcctcccctgtcTCTCCTtgttcttcccctcctccacTTCCAGCTAAAGCTCACTCTTCTCAAAAGTCTCTCCAG GTCTATCGTGCCAAAATGGAGGGTGACAGTGGTGCGCTGCCCCCTCGGATGAAGAGCAGCACCCCGTCATGCTCGCAGCTCAATATCTCCATGCTGGGGCGCAGCCCCTCACCCAAG GCCCCTCTGCACACCCAGAGCCATGCAGGCAGCTTGCCACGCAACCTGGCGGCCACGCTGCAGGACATCGAGACCAAGCGCcagctggccctgcagcagAAGG CCGACCCACTCTCAGCAGAGCCCTTGCAGCCAGGCGATGTACCAG GTCAGCAGGTGATCGAGGAGCAGAAGCGGCGCCTGGCAgagctgaagcagaaagcagcagctgaggctcAGTCACAGTGGGAAGCCCTGCACGGGCAaccccccttccccacctcctaCCCCCCCCTCATGCATCACTCCATCCTCCATCACCACCATGCCCACAGCGTGGGGCCCCGGGCTGAGGAGCAGGACCACGCGTATGACACCCTCAGCCTGGAGAGCTCGGACAGCATGGAGACCAGCATCTCCACAGGCAACAACTCGGCCTGCTCACCTGATAACATGTCCAG CGCGAGTGGGATGGACACAGGAAAGATCGAGGAGATGGAGAAGATGCTGAAGGAGGCGCACGCTGAGAAGTCGCGGCTCATGGAGTCCCGG gAACGGGAGATGGAGCTGCGGCGGCAGGCGCTGGAGGATGAGCGCCGGCGCCGGGAGCAGCTGGAGCGCCGGCTGCAGGACGAGACCACGCGCCGGCAGAAGCTAGTGGAGAAGGAGGTCAAGCTGCGGGAGAAGCACTTCTCACAG GCTCGGCCCCTGACACGGTACCTCCCCATCCGCAAGGAGGATTTTGACCTGCGGCTGCACATCGAGTCCTCAGGACACAGCGTGGACACCTGCTACCACGTCATCCTGACAGAGAAGATGTGCAAGGGCTACCTGGTTAAGATGGGGGGCAAGATAAAGTCTTGGAAGAAACGCTGGTTTGTCTTTGACCGCATGAAGCGCACGGTCTCCTACTACGTGG ATAAACATGAGACAAAGCTGAAGGGCGTCATCTACTTTCAAGCCATTGAAGAGGTTTACTACGACCACCTCCGCAGCGCTGCTAAG AGCCCCAACCCAGCGCTGACGTTCTGCGTGAAGACCCACGACCGCCTGTACTACGTGGTGGCCCCATCGGCCGAGGCCATGCGCATCTGGATGGATGTCATCGTGACGGGGGCCGAGGGCTACACGCAGTTCATGAGCTGA